In one window of Hevea brasiliensis isolate MT/VB/25A 57/8 chromosome 10, ASM3005281v1, whole genome shotgun sequence DNA:
- the LOC110660194 gene encoding serine/threonine protein phosphatase 2A 59 kDa regulatory subunit B' eta isoform, with translation MLKQILSKLPRKSFKSTQNRDHGGNLAINSNNSTGSRSSDFGEKSSKLNVTSVTANNSASDTGQNHGNNDQRGVTSKLNDNLGFSSYEGLPELRDVPNSEKQNLFIKKLNLCCIVFDFNDPTKNLKEKEIKRQTLLELVDYVTSVNGKFTETVIQEVLKMVSANLFRMFTPQPRENKVVDGVDLEEEEPSMDLAWPHLQLVYEVFLRFVVSSETDVKLAKRCIDQFFILKFLDLFDSEDPREREYLKTILHRIYGKFMVHRPFIRKAINNIFYQFIFETEKHNGMAELLEILGSIINGFALPLKEEHKMFLIHVLIPLHKPRCLAMYHQPLSYCIMQFVEKDYNLSDAIIRGLLKYWPLTNSSKEVMFLNELEEVLEATRPAEFQRCMVPLFLQIARCLNSSHFQVAERALFLWNNDAIESLIIQNRKVILPIIFPALEKNTRNHWNQAVRSLTLNVRKIFYDLEPELSNECLLNFEEAERKEDENKARCEATWKRLEELASQKT, from the exons atgttaAAACAGATACTTAGTAAGCTTCCGCGAAAGTCATTTAAATCGACTCAAAATCGTGATCATGGTGGAAATCTTGCCATCAATTCAAACAACTCCACTGGCTCAAGAAGCAGTGATTTTGGGGAGAAGTCATCAAAGTTGAATGTCACATCTGTAACAGCAAATAATTCTGCTTCAGACACAGGACAAAACCATGGTAACAATGATCAGCGAGGTGTGACTTCAAAGCTGAATGATAATCTGGGGTTTTCTTCATATGAAGGATTGCCTGAACTCAGGGATGTTCCAAATTCTGAGAAGCAGAACTTGTTTATAAAAAAGCTCAACCTTTGTTGTATTGTATTTGACTTCAATGACCCAACAAAGAACCTCAAAGAAAAGGAGATCAAGCGACAGACGTTGTTAGAGCTGGTAGATTATGTGACTTCTGTGAATGGAAAATTCACagaaactgttattcaagaagttCTGAAAATGGTTTCTGCAAATTTATTTAGGATGTTCACTCCTCAACCACGTGAGAATAAAGTTGTAGATGGTGTTGATTTGGAGGAGGAGGAGCCTTCTATGGATCTTGCATGGCCGCACCTGCAGCTTGTGTATGAGGTTTTCTTGAGGTTTGTTGTATCATCTGAGACAGATGTAAAACTGGCTAAAAGATGCATTGATCAATTCTTCATTCTCAAGTTTCTGGATTTATTTGATTCTGAAGATCCCAGGGAAAGGGAGTACTTGAAAACAATTCTCCATCGCATCTATGGCAAATTTATGGTGCATCGACCATTTATCAGGAAAGCTATCAATAACATTTTCTATCAATTTATTTTTGAGACTGAGAAGCATAATGGGATGGCTGAACTTTTagagattttgggtagcattatTAATGGGTTTGCTCTGCCTCTGAAAGAGGAACACAAAATGTTCCTTATTCATGTTTTAATTCCTCTTCACAAGCCAAGATGCTTGGCAATGTACCATCAGCCATTGTCATACTGCATTATGCAGTTTGTGGAGAAAGACTACAACCTTTCTGATGCAATAATAAGGGGTTTGCTAAAGTACTGGCCTCTAACTAATAGCTCAAAGGAAGTCATGTTCCTGAATGAGCTGGAGGAAGTTTTGGAAGCAACCCGGCCAGCAGAATTTCAGCGTTGTATGGTGCCCCTCTTTCTGCAAATCGCTCGGTGTTTGAACAGTTCCCACTTTCAG GTGGCAGAGAGAGCATTGTTCTTGTGGAACAATGATGCCATTGAGAGCTTGATTATACAAAACCGTAAGGTTATACTGCCCATTATCTTCCCTGCTCTGGAGAAAAATACTAGAAACCACTGGAATCAAGCTGTCCGTAGCTTGACCTTAAATGTCCGCAAGATCTTTTACGATCTTGAACCGGAGCTATCCAATGAATGCTTACTTAATTTTGAAGAAGCAGAAAGGAAGGAAGATGAAAATAAAGCAAGATGTGAAGCTACATGGAAACGCTTAGAAGAGCTTGCTTCTCAGAAAACTTAA
- the LOC110660195 gene encoding uncharacterized protein LOC110660195: protein MPPKPKDKGKPSTSPWQPPPAIEDLFSTLNKHIQRSDYEQAVKVADQVLGVAPADEDALRCKVVALIKADRIEDALSTIQSAQTVAVDFSFFKAYCLYRQNKLDEALESLKGQERNSEIMLLESQILFRLGKMGACVDVYQKLQKSKIDSLEINLVAALVLGGRASEVQGIMDANRIKASSSFELAYNTACSLIERNKCTEAEQLLLTARRIGQETLMDENLAEDDIEIELAPIAVQLAYVQQLLGRAQEAMEAYTDIINRNPADESSFAVAINNFVALKGTRDVSDNLRKLDRLKEKDAQGFQLARGLEKLSTKQRETIYANRVLLLLHANKMDQAREIVAALTDMFADSVVPVLLQSAVLVRENKASRAEEILGQFAEKFPDKSKVVLLARAQIAAAAGHPQIAADSLAKIPDIQHMPATVATIMALKERAGDIDGASAILDSAIKWWSNAMTEDNKLNVIMQEAASFKIRHGREEDAAHLYEQLVKSHGSIEALAGLVSTVARVNVDKAEAYEKQLKPLPGLKGIDIDSLEKTSGAKHVEGSHVSVAEAQEEGKKEKPKKKRKRKPRYPKGFDPANPGPPPDPERWLPKRERSSYRPKRKDKRAAQVRGSQGAVVKEKHEAGASAANSSSSNSKSSQATTSKAAAEQSKPSSKSSRKKSRN from the exons ATGCCTCCTAAGCCCAAAGACAAAGGGAAACCCTCTACGTCGCCGTGGCAGCCTCCGCCCGCCATCGAAGATCTCTTCAGTACTCTCAACAAGCACATCCAGCGATCCGATTACGAGCAAGCCGTCAAAGTCGCAGATCAAG TTCTCGGAGTTGCTCCCGCCGATGAGGATGCGCTTCGATGCAAGGTCGTGGCTTTGATTAAGGCCGACCGCATTGAGGATGCTCTTTCAACTATTCAGTCAGCTCAGACAGTTGCTGTTGACTTCAGTTTCTTCAAG GCATACTGTTTATACAGACAGAATAAGTTGGATGAAGCTTTGGAGTCTTTGAAAGGCCAAGAGAGAAATTCTGAAATCATGCTGTTAGAATCACAGATTCTCTTTCGTCTGGGGAAAATGGGTGCGTGTGTTGATGTCTATCAGAAGCTTCAAAAGTCCAAGATTGATtccttggaaataaaccttgttGCGGCTTTGGTTTTGGGTGGGAGAGCTTCTGAAGTGCAAGGAATAATGGACGCTAATCGGATTAAAGCATCTAGCAGCTTTGAGTTGGCATACAACACTGCTTGTTCTTTGATTGAAAGGAATAAGTGCACGGAAGCAGAACAACTTTTGTTGACAGCCCGAAG AATTGGTCAGGAAACATTGATGGATGAAAACTTGGCTGAGGATGatatagaaattgaattggctccTATAGCTGTCCAATTGGCATATGTTCAGCAG CTCTTAGGACGAGCTCAAGAGGCAATGGAAGCTTACACAGATATTATTAACCGAAATCCGGCAGACGAATCATCTTTTGCTGTGGCCATTAACAACTTTGTTGCTCTGAAAGGAACAAGAGATGTTTCTGATAACCTGAGGAAACTTGATCggctcaaagaaaaagatgcacagGGTTTCCAGCTTGCTCGTGGACTTGAAAAGCTTTCTACAAAACAAAGGGAGACAATATATGCAAACCGGGTGCTTTTACTTCTCCATGCAAATAAGATGGATCAG GCACGAGAAATTGTTGCTGCTCTGACAGACATGTTTGCTGACAGTGTAGTGCCTGTACTTCTTCAATCTGCAGTCTTAGTTAGAGAGAATAAGGCTAGTAGAGCTGAAGAAATACTGGGGCAGTTTGCTGAAAAGTTCCCTGATAAATCCAAGGTTGTTCTTCTTGCAAGGGCACAAATTGCTGCTGCTGCGGGCCATCCTCAAATTGCAGCCGACTCCCTGGCTAAGATACCTGATATTCAGCACATGCCTGCCACTGTTGCCACCATCATGGCTCTTAAAGAGCGGGCTGGAGATATTGATGGTGCATCTGCCATCCTTGACTCTGCAATCAAATGGTGGTCAAATGCTATGACTGAGGACAACAAGCTCAATGTTATAATGCAAGAAGCTGCTTCCTTCAAGATCAGGCATGGGCGGGAGGAAGATGCTGCCCACCTATATGAGCAGCTTGTTAAAAGCCATGGGAGCATAGAAGCATTAGCTGGGTTGGTAAGTACAGTTGCTCGTGTGAATGTTGACAAGGCCGAAGCTTATGAGAAGCAGCTGAAACCTTTACCAGGTCTGAAAGGGATCGATATAGATAGTTTGGAGAAGACTTCTGGGGCAAAGCATGTTGAAGGTTCTCATGTGTCAGTTGCTGAAGCACAAGAGGAGGGCAAGAAAGAGAAAccgaagaaaaagagaaagagaaagccaAGGTATCCTAAAGGGTTTGACCCTGCAAATCCAGGTCCTCCTCCAGATCCAGAAAGGTGGCTCCCCAAGAGAGAGAGATCAAGCTACAGGCC